GCTTTCTTACCAGATCCCAGCCTTGATAATCGGCAGATGAACCCTCATTGGTCATCATTAATGAAACAGCCTTTGCTAAATCCATAGTAGAACCGCCACCAATACCAACGATGCCACTTACTTTTCCATACTCTTCTTTTAAGAAGGCTGCTATTTTATCTACCTGAGTAGTTTTGGGTTCTAAAGTAGTATCTGCGAATATAACGCGATCATTTTCTTTTGACGGGATACGATTAAGTAAAGGATGATTTTCAAAAAAATGATCTACGAGAAAAACCATTGGTGCATTGTTAATGCGGTGAGGAGCTAAAATTTCATCGAGTTGACTAAAACTCCCTCTACCGTAGATCACATAATCAACCATTTTAAAATTGCGAAACTGTGTCATCTTTTATGTTTTATAAAACAAAAGTATAGCGTAATTTTTAAATTAGCCGTTAAAGATGAAATGTTTTGTAACTAGTTGTTTTTTTCTCTTATTAGAATGTATTTTGTTTTGTGGTAATAAACATAAGAAACAATTAAAATACCCAATATCACTAAAGGGAAGATTGCATTGCCGCTAAAACCATCTACAGTCCAGTTAGCCACGCAGGCAGCGATTAGTGAGATGCCGAAACCTGCATAAGCCCACTCTTTATAACGAGGTTTTATCATAGGTAGAATTAAAATAATGCCACCTATAACTTTAAAAATAGTCAATTCAATTCTAAAATAATCCGGATAGCCTAGATGGCTAATGCCTTCTTTCGCGAGAGGCATATTAAACGTTAAGGCCGGCATTAAGGCATCAAATGCGACAATAATACTTGTGGTAATCCAGTAAATAATTTTGTTTTTTTTCATGGGAAAGTTTTTACAATTTTAATTATGCAAGTTCTCATAGTGAAGACATATTACGCCAGAAGAAAATGCTGTAGATCCTTTTAATTTTAATTGAGTAATATTATTTGACCCGGAAAAAAGAGGCATACCTTTCCCTAGAATGATAGGATTTACAAA
The Arachidicoccus soli DNA segment above includes these coding regions:
- a CDS encoding DoxX family protein; translation: MKKNKIIYWITTSIIVAFDALMPALTFNMPLAKEGISHLGYPDYFRIELTIFKVIGGIILILPMIKPRYKEWAYAGFGISLIAACVANWTVDGFSGNAIFPLVILGILIVSYVYYHKTKYILIREKNN